Proteins found in one Ornithorhynchus anatinus isolate Pmale09 chromosome 8, mOrnAna1.pri.v4, whole genome shotgun sequence genomic segment:
- the MC3R gene encoding melanocortin receptor 3, translating to MNTTLSLLSFQRLAPNDPKDLKDLNGSFLFTNQSGSGFCEQVFIKPEVFLTLGIVSLLENILVILAVFKNGNLHSPMYFFLCSLAAADMLVSVSNALETVMIALLSNDYFAFDDRFVQHMDNVFDSMICISLVASICNLLVIAIDRYITIFYALRYHSIMTVKKAITLIAAIWISCFVCGIMFIVYSESKTVIVCLITMFFAMLLLMATLYVHMFLFARLHVKRIAALPVDGAVHQHTCMKGAVTITILLGVFIFCWAPFFLHLILIITCPANPHCVCYTSHFNTYLVLIMCNSVIDPLIYAFRSLEMRKTFKEIVCCCHGISLG from the coding sequence ATGAACACCACGCTCAGCCTGCTTTCTTTCCAGCGCCTGGCGCCTAATGACCCCAAAGACCTCAAAGACCTCAACGGCTCCTTCCTCTTCACCAACCAGAGCGGCAGTGGCTTCTGCGAGCAGGTCTTCATTAAGCCCGAAGTCTTCTTGACTTTGGGGATCGTCAGCCTGCTGGAGAATATCCTCGTTATCCTGGCCGTGTTCAAGAACGGAAATCTCCACTCGCCTATGTACTTTTTCCTCTGTAGCCTGGCGGCGGCGGACATGCTAGTGAGCGTGTCGAACGCCTTGGAGACGGTCATGATCGCCCTCCTATCCAATGACTACTTCGCCTTCGACGATCGGTTCGTCCAGCACATGGACAACGTCTTTGACTCGATGATCTGTATCTCTCTGGTGGCCTCTATTTGCAACCTCTTGGTCATTGCCATCGACAGGTACATCACCATCTTCTACGCGCTCCGTTACCACAGTATCATGACCGTCAAGAAAGCCATCACCCTGATTGCGGCCATCTGGATCTCGTGCTTCGTCTGTGGCATTATGTTCATTGTCTATTCCGAAAGCAAGACTGTCATCGTCTGTCTCATCACCATGTTCTTtgctatgctgctcctcatggCCACCCTCTACGTCCACATGTTTCTGTTTGCCCGTCTGCACGTGAAGCGGATCGCGGCCCTGCCCGTGGACGGGGCGGTGCACCAGCACACCTGTATGAAAGGGGCCGTCACGATTACCATCCTCTTGGGCGTATTCATATTCTGCTGGgcccctttcttcctccatctcatccTCATCATTACATGCCCCGCCAACCCTCACTGCGTCTGCTACACCTCGCATTTCAACACTTACCTAGTCCTTATCATGTGCAACTCCGTCATCGACCCCCTCATCTATGCTTTCCGGAGCCTGGAGATGCGTAAAACTTTCAAGGAGATAGTTTGTTGCTGTCATGGCATCAGTTTGGGATAG